A window from Chitinophaga filiformis encodes these proteins:
- a CDS encoding DUF1800 family protein has product MDRRQFLTLPAQRQQTAVKAKTTGFRTDSGITAYTGEFGTAQAVHLLKRTMFGSTIEDVAWAKGLGMDAAVDALIDTITPVTTQPVNTYGEDETGIAPGATWVNSAPPPEEGDLDRKRWSSYKAWWLKVMIDQSRSIQEKMVLFWHNHFATEMDMVNDARYIYKHNVMLRNNATGNFKALTKAVTLDPAMLKYLNGYLNGKESPDENYGRELHELFTVGKGPDSAYTEEDVRTTATVLTGYRINPVTIESYFDSTQHVITNKEFSSFYNNAKITGKTGAEGASELDDLLNIIFAQQEVSKFICRKLYRFFVYYLIDDAVEQNVIAPLAEIFRTNKFELKPVLKALFKSEHFFDPLNMSALIKSPMEFAVGLVREFGIEFPADYMAAHESLDAIRRHCASMLQDIGDPPQVAGWEAYHLAPQYHEIWINTDTLPKRNMMTDSIISSGGFGGVKIDVLAFTEKFSDPSNPVALIQDALDLLYRIELSDASKARIKNIILLSGQNPDSDYYWTDAWNTWKSNPTSANRNIVESRLQTLYKYLMNLSEYQLA; this is encoded by the coding sequence ATGGATCGCAGACAATTCCTTACGCTTCCTGCCCAACGCCAGCAAACAGCAGTCAAAGCGAAGACTACTGGCTTTCGTACTGATTCTGGCATTACAGCATATACGGGAGAATTTGGTACTGCCCAGGCGGTACACCTGCTGAAACGCACCATGTTCGGTTCTACAATTGAAGATGTAGCATGGGCGAAAGGTCTGGGTATGGACGCAGCGGTAGATGCATTGATTGATACCATTACCCCGGTTACCACACAACCAGTAAATACATATGGAGAAGACGAAACTGGTATCGCTCCCGGCGCTACCTGGGTGAATTCTGCTCCCCCTCCTGAAGAAGGTGATCTTGACCGGAAAAGATGGTCTTCCTATAAAGCATGGTGGCTGAAAGTGATGATTGACCAGTCACGCAGTATCCAGGAAAAAATGGTGCTCTTCTGGCATAACCATTTCGCAACAGAAATGGATATGGTGAATGATGCCCGCTACATATATAAGCACAATGTCATGCTGAGAAATAATGCTACCGGCAATTTCAAGGCATTGACCAAAGCTGTGACCCTCGATCCGGCGATGCTCAAATACCTGAACGGCTATCTGAACGGAAAGGAAAGCCCGGATGAAAACTATGGCCGTGAGCTGCATGAACTCTTCACGGTAGGTAAAGGACCTGATTCCGCTTATACGGAAGAAGATGTAAGGACAACCGCTACCGTGCTGACAGGTTACAGGATCAACCCGGTGACGATAGAGTCTTACTTTGATTCTACACAGCACGTGATCACCAACAAGGAATTCTCAAGTTTCTATAATAACGCTAAGATCACTGGTAAAACAGGCGCTGAAGGAGCCAGTGAACTGGATGACCTGCTGAATATCATTTTTGCTCAGCAGGAAGTATCAAAGTTCATCTGCCGTAAACTGTACCGTTTCTTCGTGTATTACCTGATAGACGATGCCGTTGAACAGAATGTGATCGCACCACTGGCAGAGATCTTCCGTACAAACAAATTTGAACTGAAGCCAGTACTTAAGGCCCTGTTCAAGAGTGAGCACTTCTTCGATCCGCTGAATATGTCAGCACTGATCAAGAGCCCGATGGAATTTGCCGTAGGTCTGGTACGTGAATTTGGTATAGAATTCCCGGCAGACTATATGGCGGCTCATGAGTCGCTGGATGCCATCCGCCGTCATTGCGCCAGCATGCTGCAGGACATCGGAGACCCTCCACAGGTAGCAGGTTGGGAAGCCTATCACCTGGCGCCGCAGTACCATGAGATCTGGATCAATACAGACACCCTGCCCAAACGTAACATGATGACTGATTCCATCATTAGCAGCGGTGGCTTTGGTGGTGTAAAGATCGATGTACTGGCTTTCACCGAGAAATTCTCTGACCCTTCCAATCCTGTTGCGCTGATCCAGGACGCACTGGACCTCTTATACCGTATCGAATTATCTGACGCATCAAAGGCAAGAATAAAGAAC
- a CDS encoding acetyl-CoA C-acyltransferase: METAYIVAGYRTAVGKAKRGGFRFYRPDDLAVDVITGLLKSVPQLDPKRVDDLIVGNAVPEAEQGLQIGRMISVRALGIEVPGMTVNRYCASGLETIAIATAKIQSGMAHCIIAGGTESMSLVPVAGWKTVPNYTVASTTPEYYLGMGLTAEAVAREFNVSREDQDAFAYSSHQKAIKAIQNGYFKEGILPIAVNEVYVDEKGRKQTRTYTVDTDEGPRADTSPEALAKLKPVFAAGGSVTAGNSSQTSDGAAFVIVMSETMVKELNLQPIGRLVACSSAGVHPRIMGIGPVAAIPKALKQAGKSLNDIDLVELNEAFASQSVAVIRELGMDPDLVNINGGAIALGHPLGCTGAKLTVQILSDLKRLDKKYGVVTACVGGGQGIAGVIERL, encoded by the coding sequence ATGGAAACAGCATATATAGTTGCCGGATATAGAACCGCCGTGGGCAAGGCCAAGCGGGGCGGCTTCCGCTTTTACCGGCCTGATGACCTGGCCGTGGATGTAATTACCGGATTATTGAAAAGCGTACCGCAGCTCGACCCCAAAAGGGTGGATGACCTCATTGTGGGCAATGCGGTGCCCGAAGCAGAACAGGGCCTGCAGATCGGCCGTATGATATCTGTACGTGCATTGGGAATAGAAGTTCCAGGTATGACGGTGAACCGTTACTGTGCCTCTGGACTGGAAACTATCGCTATTGCGACGGCCAAGATCCAGTCAGGCATGGCGCATTGTATCATAGCAGGAGGGACGGAGAGTATGAGCCTCGTGCCGGTAGCCGGCTGGAAGACGGTACCTAATTACACCGTGGCCAGTACAACACCAGAATACTACCTGGGCATGGGATTGACCGCAGAAGCCGTGGCGCGTGAGTTCAATGTGTCCCGTGAAGATCAGGACGCATTTGCTTACAGCTCCCACCAGAAAGCCATCAAAGCTATCCAGAACGGCTATTTTAAGGAAGGTATCCTCCCGATAGCTGTTAACGAAGTATATGTGGACGAAAAGGGCCGTAAACAAACCCGCACTTACACGGTAGATACAGATGAAGGTCCGAGAGCGGATACTTCTCCCGAAGCGCTGGCTAAACTGAAACCGGTATTTGCTGCCGGGGGCAGTGTTACAGCAGGTAACTCTTCCCAGACCTCAGACGGCGCGGCCTTTGTCATCGTGATGAGCGAAACCATGGTGAAAGAGCTGAACCTGCAGCCTATCGGCCGGCTGGTAGCCTGTTCTTCCGCAGGAGTACACCCGCGTATCATGGGCATCGGACCGGTAGCCGCTATCCCGAAAGCCCTGAAACAGGCAGGTAAGTCGCTGAATGACATTGACCTGGTGGAACTGAATGAGGCTTTTGCCTCCCAGTCGGTAGCGGTGATCCGTGAACTGGGCATGGATCCTGACCTGGTGAATATCAATGGCGGGGCCATCGCATTGGGGCATCCGCTGGGTTGTACCGGCGCGAAGCTCACAGTACAGATACTCAGCGATCTGAAACGCCTTGATAAGAAATATGGCGTTGTTACAGCCTGTGTCGGCGGCGGACAAGGCATTGCCGGTGTCATCGAGAGATTATAG